The Mobula birostris isolate sMobBir1 chromosome 1, sMobBir1.hap1, whole genome shotgun sequence genome contains a region encoding:
- the gchfr gene encoding GTP cyclohydrolase 1 feedback regulatory protein, with amino-acid sequence MPYILISTQIRLETGPTIVGDENSDVNLMNYLGAEKTTVLGNNFSEYRVKYPPRVVLDKLEVLGYHVISMTGLGQTLVWCLHKAQHGP; translated from the exons ATGCCCTACATTCTTATCAGTACCCAGATCCGGCTG GAAACTGGACCCACGATTGTTGGAGATGAGAACTCAGATGTGAATCTTATGAACTACCTTGGAGCTGAGAAAACCACTGTATTGGGAAATAATTT CTCAGAATATCGGGTTAAATACCCCCCACGAGTGGTGCTGGATAAACTGGAGGTTCTTGGCTACCATGTAATCAGCATGACAGGCTTGGGACAGACCCTAGTCTGGTGTCTACACAAAGCTCAACATGGCCCTTAA